The proteins below come from a single Ahaetulla prasina isolate Xishuangbanna chromosome 16, ASM2864084v1, whole genome shotgun sequence genomic window:
- the RNF208 gene encoding RING finger protein 208 isoform X2 → MQEAFGGHRAADRKVKSLLMSCLKGQQVIIKMEAMKIIHPEKFSELQSSQSRYVPAPRRDPPLVAKRAWPSESEIIVNQACGDIPALDHNPGSLGLSRTPPLPRRERLYPGQRKGSSDICYHRQASDEVIVNQYVLHPSTPSEPLECPTCGHTYNFTNKRPRILSCLHSVCEECLQILYESCPKYKFISCPTCKRETVLFTDYGLAALAVNTSILNRLPAEALSANQAQWSSETDRSCYQTFRQYCGAACTCHVRNPLSSCTIM, encoded by the coding sequence ATGCAGGAGGCCTTCGGAGGACACAGAGCCGCGGACAGGAAGGTGAAGAGCCTCCTCATGTCATGTCTGAAAGGGCAGCAGGTCATCATCAAAATGGAGGCCATGAAGATCATCCACCCTGAAAAGTTCTCCGAGCTGCAGAGCTCCCAGTCACGCTATGTCCCGGCCCCCCGCCGAGACCCTCCCCTGGTTGCCAAGCGGGCCTGGCCCTCGGAGTCCGAGATCATTGTTAACCAGGCCTGTGGCGACATCCCAGCCCTAGACCACAACCCGGGATCTCTGGGGCTGTCCCGGACCCCGCCCCTACCCCGGCGGGAGCGGCTGTATCCAGGGCAGCGCAAGGGCAGCTCCGACATCTGCTACCACCGCCAAGCCTCGGACGAGGTGATCGTCAACCAGTACGTGCTGCACCCCTCCACTCCTTCCGAGCCCCTGGAGTGCCCCACCTGTGGCCACACCTACAACTTCACCAACAAGCGTCCGCGCATCCTCTCCTGCCTGCATTCAGTCTGCGAGGAATGCCTGCAGATCCTGTATGAGTCCTGCCCTAAGTACAAGTTCATCTCCTGCCCCACATGCAAGAGGGAGACGGTGCTCTTCACCGACTATGGGTTGGCCGCCCTGGCGGTCAATACCAGCATCCTCAACAGGCTGCCGGCTGAAGCACTCTCGGCCAACCAGGCGCAGTGGAGCAGTGAGACCGACCGCAGCTGCTATCAGACTTTCCGCCAGTACTGTGGGGCAGCCTGCACCTGCCATGTCCGGAACCCGCTCTCTTCATGCACCATCATGTAA
- the RNF208 gene encoding RING finger protein 208 isoform X1, with product MTSAPAEQQWMEAPRAAWGLLLLLLQGVFLSFGLLSISAQPNCSGLEAPWPLLCPLGSRATYPACLSFQAARGGPPGSRKEAAATATAAASKGNFATAGRPDDEGGAEASEPLFPARPADRSFSAARLAGAGGRAGAKAAQPARSGRRRLLIEGNVSRASGAACITAVLSLRKERGTERGGGRGHPAAAGQAGRFPDRPEAKGPVAFGPRHPRAEPAHLRPSALPERRQSHHRRGLSWVPVAAGHSLASRSAARKPRAGRSPSTPSRLRGASAEPEDPSSAPRAPAPRPNRWSGAQLAEEAAAEYARGSRTAGRELPEGSEGPSQFQVKKGQLLQSKPSAWHLSRICPTWGPFPGT from the exons ATGACCTCTGCTCCAGCTGAGCAACAGTGGATGGAAGCACCCAGGGCTGCCTGGggacttctgctgctgctgctgcagggcGTCTTCCTCTCCTTTGGGctcctcagcatctctgcccagcCCAACTGCTCCGGGTTGGAGGCCCCTTGGCCTCTGCTTTGCCCTTTGGGCTCCAGAGCGACCTACCCCGCATGTCTCTCGTTCCAAGCTGCAAGGGGAGGCCCACCCGGCAGCCGGAAGGAAGCTGCTGCAACGGCCACCGCCGCCGCCTCCAAGGGAAACTTCGCAACGGCCGGCCGGCCGGACGACGAAGGCGGAGCAGAGGCCAGCGAGCCTCTTTTTCCTGCGCGACCTGCAGACAGAAGCTTCTCCGCAGCGCGGCTGGCAggagcgggcgggcgggcgggcgctaAGGCAGCGCAGCCCGCGAGGTCGGGCCGGCGGCGGCTGCTGATTGAGGGAAACGTGAGCCGAGCGAGCGGGGCTGCCTGCATCACTGCAGTGCTCTCACTGCGGAAAGAGCGGGGGACGGAGCGAGGCGGCGGCCGCGGGCACCCGGCAGCggcagggcaggcaggcaggtttcCCGATCGACCAGAAGCAAAGGGCCCCGTCGCTTTCGGGCCGAGGCATCCCCGTGCAGAGCCCGCGCATCTCCGGCCTTCGGCTCTGCCGGAGAGGAGGCAAAGCCACCACCGCCGCGGCCTCTCTTGGGTACCAGTCGCGGCCGGGCACAGTTTAGCATCCCGCTCCGCCGCTAGGAAACCGAGGGCCGGGCGCTCCCCCTCCACGCCTTCCCGGCTACGGGGCGCATCGGCTGAGCCGGAGGACCCGTCTTCCGCTCCCCGTGCACCTGCTCCTCGGCCGAACCGCTGGAGCGGCGCCCAGCTTGCTGAGGAGGCAGCCGCGGAGTATGCCCGGGGCTCCCGGACAGCCGGGAGGGAACTGCCGGAG GGGTCTGAAGGGCCAAGCCAGTTCCAAGTGAAGAAGGGGCAGCTCCTCCAAAGCAAACCCTCTGCCTGGCACCTGAGCAGGATCTGCCCCACCTGGGGGCCTTTTCCTGGGACTTGA